A window of the Brassica oleracea var. oleracea cultivar TO1000 chromosome C1, BOL, whole genome shotgun sequence genome harbors these coding sequences:
- the LOC106344980 gene encoding putative DNA glycosylase At3g47830 isoform X2 — MSKSRKRKRLLQDDGGDSKSPACNGSTISGGDPYPELLRPTVDECRDVRDALLSLHGFPPEFASYRRQRLRSLDGHDTQCSVDSDEEEESVLDGLVKILLSQNTTEANSQRAFASLKAAFPKWEDVLVAEPNSVENAIRCGGLAPKKTVCIKNILSRLQKERGSLCLEYLRVLTVEEVKTELSHFKGIGPKTVSCVLMFNLQHNDFPVDTHVFEISKALGWVPKTADRNRTYVHLNHRIPDELKFDLNCLLYTHGKLCSNCKKNAARPKAKVASPDDCPLLGFSGLV; from the exons ATGAGCAAATCCCGGAAAAGGAAACGCTTACTCCAAGACGACGGCGGCGACTCAAAATCTCCGGCTTGTAATGGATCCACCATCTCCGGCGGCGATCCTTATCCGGAACTCCTTAGACCTACCGTTGACGAATGTAGAGACGTAAGGGATGCTTTGTTGTCGCTCCACGGGTTCCCTCCCGAGTTCGCCAGTTACCGCCGTCAGAGACTCCGATCACTTGATGGTCACGATACACAGTGTTCGGTGGACTCGGATGAGGAGGAGGAGAGTGTGCTTGATGGGCTTGTTAAAATTCTTCTTTCACAGAATACCACTGAGGCCAATTCTCAAAGGGCTTTTGCATCTCTTAAGGCTGCGTTTCCGAAATGGGAAGAT GTTTTGGTTGCTGAGCCAAACTCCGTTGAGAATGCTATAAGATGTGGAGGATTGGCCCCGAAAAAGACCGTCTGTATCAAAAACATTTTGAGCCGTTTGCAGAAAGAAAGAGGCAGTTTGTGTTTGGAATATCTGCGCGTTTTGACGGTAGAAGAAGTAAAAACTGAGCTCTCTCATTTTAAAGGAATTGGACCCAAAACT GTTTCTTGTGTTCTGATGTTCAACCTCCAGCACAATGATTTCCCAGTCGACACACAT GTGTTTGAGATCTCCAAGGCGTTAGGTTGGGTCCCGAAAACCGCAGACAGGAACAGAACCTATGTTCACCTCAACCACAGGATCCCAGATGAGCTCAAGTTTGATCTGAACTGTCTGTTATATACACATGGTAAGCTCTGCAGCAACTGCAAGAAGAATGCTGCTAGACCAAAAGCTAAAGTAGCGTCCCCTGATGATTGCCCGCTTCTGGGGTTTTCTGGTTTAGTCTAG
- the LOC106344980 gene encoding putative DNA glycosylase At3g47830 isoform X1: MSKSRKRKRLLQDDGGDSKSPACNGSTISGGDPYPELLRPTVDECRDVRDALLSLHGFPPEFASYRRQRLRSLDGHDTQCSVDSDEEEESVLDGLVKILLSQNTTEANSQRAFASLKAAFPKWEDVSSPILGFDMVLVAEPNSVENAIRCGGLAPKKTVCIKNILSRLQKERGSLCLEYLRVLTVEEVKTELSHFKGIGPKTVSCVLMFNLQHNDFPVDTHVFEISKALGWVPKTADRNRTYVHLNHRIPDELKFDLNCLLYTHGKLCSNCKKNAARPKAKVASPDDCPLLGFSGLV; this comes from the exons ATGAGCAAATCCCGGAAAAGGAAACGCTTACTCCAAGACGACGGCGGCGACTCAAAATCTCCGGCTTGTAATGGATCCACCATCTCCGGCGGCGATCCTTATCCGGAACTCCTTAGACCTACCGTTGACGAATGTAGAGACGTAAGGGATGCTTTGTTGTCGCTCCACGGGTTCCCTCCCGAGTTCGCCAGTTACCGCCGTCAGAGACTCCGATCACTTGATGGTCACGATACACAGTGTTCGGTGGACTCGGATGAGGAGGAGGAGAGTGTGCTTGATGGGCTTGTTAAAATTCTTCTTTCACAGAATACCACTGAGGCCAATTCTCAAAGGGCTTTTGCATCTCTTAAGGCTGCGTTTCCGAAATGGGAAGATGTAAGCTCTCCAATTTTGGGCTTTGATATG GTTTTGGTTGCTGAGCCAAACTCCGTTGAGAATGCTATAAGATGTGGAGGATTGGCCCCGAAAAAGACCGTCTGTATCAAAAACATTTTGAGCCGTTTGCAGAAAGAAAGAGGCAGTTTGTGTTTGGAATATCTGCGCGTTTTGACGGTAGAAGAAGTAAAAACTGAGCTCTCTCATTTTAAAGGAATTGGACCCAAAACT GTTTCTTGTGTTCTGATGTTCAACCTCCAGCACAATGATTTCCCAGTCGACACACAT GTGTTTGAGATCTCCAAGGCGTTAGGTTGGGTCCCGAAAACCGCAGACAGGAACAGAACCTATGTTCACCTCAACCACAGGATCCCAGATGAGCTCAAGTTTGATCTGAACTGTCTGTTATATACACATGGTAAGCTCTGCAGCAACTGCAAGAAGAATGCTGCTAGACCAAAAGCTAAAGTAGCGTCCCCTGATGATTGCCCGCTTCTGGGGTTTTCTGGTTTAGTCTAG